A genomic segment from Halomonas sp. TA22 encodes:
- a CDS encoding SDR family oxidoreductase, with protein MPLQDMLNAVVVITGASSGIGRATAHEFARQGAALFLAARDKQALHDVAQECHRFGGQARVVVADVTSTQDMERLARTAMETTGRIDVWVNNAGIGVLGAFEDIPLDAHERVVQTDLLGYLRGAHAVLPYFKRQRAGILINNISLGGWAPQPYAASYSAAKFGLRAFAESLRGELHRWPDIHVCNLYPAVMDSPGFRDGGNYTGRVLKPAPPIYDPRLTARAIVSVARRPRPSVYVGFPAVLARLAHGLPGYYSQANAALVEFALRRARPLAISSGNLFAPPSGERRVDGGFRSTRKRRNAAVMALMAALAGLCLYRRSRRDAQRE; from the coding sequence ATGCCTTTGCAGGATATGCTAAACGCCGTGGTCGTGATTACGGGCGCTTCTAGTGGCATTGGACGTGCCACGGCACATGAATTTGCCCGTCAGGGGGCTGCGTTGTTTCTGGCTGCCCGGGACAAGCAAGCGCTACATGACGTGGCTCAGGAGTGCCATCGCTTCGGCGGTCAGGCAAGAGTCGTGGTCGCCGATGTCACCAGTACACAAGACATGGAGCGCCTGGCACGCACCGCCATGGAAACGACTGGACGGATTGACGTATGGGTCAACAACGCCGGCATTGGCGTACTCGGCGCTTTCGAAGACATACCGCTCGATGCGCACGAGCGCGTCGTCCAGACCGACCTGCTCGGCTATCTTCGCGGAGCTCATGCCGTGCTGCCCTATTTCAAGCGTCAGCGGGCAGGCATTCTGATCAATAATATCTCCCTGGGTGGATGGGCCCCGCAGCCCTACGCAGCCTCCTATAGCGCTGCCAAGTTCGGCCTGCGCGCCTTCGCGGAGAGCTTGCGCGGTGAACTGCATCGCTGGCCCGATATCCATGTCTGCAATCTCTATCCGGCGGTCATGGACTCGCCGGGCTTCCGCGACGGTGGCAACTATACCGGGCGTGTGCTCAAGCCGGCTCCCCCTATCTATGATCCTCGCCTTACGGCTCGCGCCATCGTTAGCGTGGCCAGGCGCCCGCGACCTAGTGTCTATGTAGGATTTCCCGCCGTGCTTGCGCGTCTTGCCCATGGCCTGCCCGGCTACTACAGCCAGGCGAATGCCGCCCTAGTAGAGTTCGCCCTGCGCAGAGCGAGACCCCTGGCGATCTCCTCGGGCAACCTGTTTGCCCCGCCCAGTGGCGAGCGGCGAGTCGATGGAGGTTTCCGCTCGACGCGCAAACGCCGCAATGCGGCCGTCATGGCATTGATGGCCGCATTGGCGGGTCTCTGTCTCTATCGTCGTAGTCGGCGTGACGCTCAGCGCGAGTAA
- a CDS encoding AsmA family protein: MLSKEGNVTRAVKWIGAVVGLLLLLLVAIVLFLESAWMRGWLEGQASDRLGGREVEIGELDIDWGSPLTVRLQALRIANVDWAEPEEMVRLDELAIAIAPGALFRGEVELKSVRVERPEIHLVRRDDGVSNWDDLVQALDEEEQADTQEGPAFWPESFAVRQGRLTYRDVGLDTQLDVIFQTPDETIDELRLALEGEGRLQEEPLAFTAMASYEGRQQRGRIEELEGHVGASALAGELALDLGRDTPYVMARLDADELDLNRWGVLDARVDEQAAPDDVTAEERPAQEEVLPGQAWDRQLADALGFLDELEGQLDLSIARLIYADQTLSEVVIEGQLEQGRLTVERLHALQATAGEEQGALDASGWIAVRNQRPAAELEARFDQLDLTAALAPLGLDDLGTLDGRLNARMLENELVFDDSALDYQGPAYGIALSVRADSQPIEGADRPGVHLVGDATYEGEPFAFDLLVGSLLDLTDDETAYPVSGELSTGDTTLYVNGHLEHPFELAAVVGDFRLEGPTPAQLSGLVGIELPELPAYRVSTHLEYRDDLLHLQGLEGGVGGSDVAGDIRVQLGEQPMIWATLSSETFDFDDWLDWMEEEIEEQSGLFSDDPWEVDALRGVDAEVEYRAANVQANYVPLTDVNMVMLLERGILTLEPLQVGLGGGQVTSWLTLNAQQEALSGDLRIEVDQVNLKPLLREAGIPEVAEDTIGTIGGLSELSFEGRSLAEVMAGLDGTLELAMSQGWLDILAAELLPLNVGNALVEALAGSGQVELQCSYLKLVADDGLVRLDEFFMATEGAHLVAAGAINLDTEAMDMAFEGHNKDFTIFTANSPVELEGPLEDLNVNVVTPEFLARGLASMLGALVAPPAAILPWIDLGGGEEVGMGCDQALAEYHSDAQAPSLE; this comes from the coding sequence ATGTTGTCTAAGGAAGGTAACGTGACAAGAGCGGTTAAATGGATAGGCGCCGTCGTGGGCTTGTTACTTCTGCTGCTGGTCGCCATCGTCCTGTTTCTCGAGTCGGCATGGATGAGGGGCTGGCTCGAGGGCCAGGCCAGCGACCGGTTGGGTGGACGCGAGGTCGAGATAGGCGAGCTGGATATCGATTGGGGCAGTCCACTCACGGTGCGATTGCAGGCGCTGCGCATCGCCAACGTCGATTGGGCCGAGCCAGAGGAGATGGTTCGCCTGGATGAGCTGGCCATTGCGATTGCCCCAGGCGCACTCTTCAGGGGGGAGGTAGAGCTCAAGAGCGTACGCGTCGAGCGCCCCGAGATTCACCTGGTAAGACGAGACGATGGCGTCTCCAACTGGGACGATCTCGTCCAGGCGCTGGACGAGGAAGAGCAGGCCGATACGCAGGAGGGGCCTGCCTTCTGGCCCGAGTCGTTCGCTGTCCGCCAGGGACGACTGACTTACCGTGACGTAGGGCTGGATACCCAGCTCGACGTCATCTTTCAGACGCCTGATGAAACGATCGATGAGCTACGCCTGGCACTGGAGGGTGAGGGGCGCTTGCAGGAGGAGCCGCTGGCATTCACTGCCATGGCGAGTTATGAGGGCAGGCAGCAGCGAGGCCGCATCGAGGAGCTGGAAGGCCATGTCGGGGCAAGCGCGCTTGCGGGTGAGCTTGCGCTGGATCTTGGCCGCGATACTCCCTATGTCATGGCTCGGCTAGATGCCGACGAGCTGGATCTGAATCGCTGGGGTGTACTGGATGCGCGCGTCGATGAGCAAGCCGCGCCGGATGATGTCACGGCCGAGGAAAGGCCCGCTCAGGAGGAGGTCCTGCCCGGGCAAGCGTGGGATCGCCAGTTGGCTGACGCACTGGGCTTTCTCGATGAGTTAGAGGGGCAGCTCGATCTCTCCATTGCCCGCCTGATCTATGCCGATCAGACCTTGAGCGAGGTGGTGATCGAAGGCCAGCTCGAGCAGGGACGCCTCACCGTTGAGCGTCTGCATGCGCTGCAGGCGACGGCAGGCGAGGAGCAGGGCGCGCTCGATGCCAGTGGGTGGATAGCGGTTCGCAATCAGCGGCCGGCTGCGGAGCTGGAGGCTCGCTTCGACCAACTCGACCTGACGGCAGCACTTGCGCCCTTGGGTCTTGACGACCTGGGTACGCTAGATGGCCGTCTCAACGCTAGGATGCTCGAGAACGAACTGGTATTTGACGATAGCGCGCTGGATTACCAGGGGCCGGCTTACGGAATAGCGTTGTCGGTGCGTGCCGACTCCCAACCCATTGAGGGTGCCGATAGGCCAGGCGTCCATCTGGTAGGCGATGCTACCTACGAGGGAGAGCCATTCGCGTTCGACCTGCTGGTAGGCTCGCTTCTGGATCTCACCGATGATGAAACCGCTTATCCCGTGTCAGGCGAATTGAGTACGGGCGACACCACGCTCTACGTGAATGGCCATCTTGAACATCCATTCGAACTTGCGGCGGTGGTGGGCGATTTTCGGCTCGAGGGTCCCACTCCTGCGCAGCTATCGGGGCTCGTCGGCATCGAGCTGCCAGAGCTGCCGGCGTACCGGGTCAGTACCCACCTGGAATATCGTGACGATCTGTTGCACCTGCAGGGACTCGAAGGAGGCGTGGGAGGCAGTGATGTCGCAGGCGACATTCGTGTGCAGCTGGGTGAGCAGCCGATGATATGGGCAACGCTGAGTTCCGAGACCTTCGATTTCGATGATTGGCTGGACTGGATGGAGGAGGAGATCGAGGAGCAATCAGGGCTCTTCTCCGACGATCCTTGGGAGGTCGATGCGCTGCGGGGCGTGGATGCCGAGGTGGAGTACCGGGCCGCCAACGTTCAGGCAAACTATGTTCCCCTCACCGATGTAAACATGGTGATGCTGCTGGAGCGGGGCATATTGACCCTTGAACCACTGCAGGTCGGTCTGGGAGGAGGTCAGGTGACCTCCTGGCTTACGCTCAACGCACAGCAGGAGGCACTGTCAGGTGATCTGCGCATCGAAGTCGACCAGGTCAATCTGAAGCCGCTGCTTCGCGAGGCCGGCATTCCAGAGGTCGCCGAAGATACCATTGGCACCATCGGCGGACTGAGTGAACTCAGTTTCGAAGGCCGCTCGCTGGCGGAGGTGATGGCGGGGCTCGATGGCACGTTGGAACTGGCGATGTCCCAAGGCTGGTTGGATATTTTGGCTGCGGAGCTTTTGCCGCTCAATGTCGGCAATGCGCTGGTCGAGGCGTTGGCCGGTTCGGGGCAGGTCGAACTTCAGTGCAGTTACCTGAAGCTAGTCGCGGACGATGGCCTGGTCAGGCTGGACGAGTTTTTCATGGCGACCGAAGGTGCCCATCTCGTCGCTGCCGGTGCCATCAATCTCGATACCGAGGCGATGGATATGGCTTTCGAGGGGCACAACAAGGACTTCACCATCTTCACGGCCAACTCGCCGGTGGAGCTTGAAGGGCCGCTGGAGGACTTGAACGTGAATGTGGTGACCCCCGAATTTCTGGCACGGGGGTTGGCGTCCATGCTTGGAGCGTTGGTGGCTCCGCCAGCTGCCATCCTGCCGTGGATCGACTTGGGCGGCGGCGAGGAGGTAGGCATGGGGTGCGATCAGGCCCTGGCGGAGTACCACAGTGATGCTCAGGCGCCGAGCCTCGAGTGA
- a CDS encoding LacI family DNA-binding transcriptional regulator encodes MSIPNDAVRRRRGSDQVTLQQVAAAAGVSAITVSRALNTPDRVNDTTRARILATIERLGYVPNLVAGSLASARSPFIAVIVPSLANAVFIEVLGGLQETFEAQGHQILLGNTDYDLQREYQLVKTFLGWSCSALVTAGLRHNTACHGLLKNSDRPVMEIMELGDALDLNVGLDHRAAGRCMARHLLERGYRNIVYGGACLAKDYRAQMRFEGHREVMRQTSLAMPLVELERMSSLDAGAAALTEVIERYPKADAIHFANDDLATGALLHAQRLGLKVPEDIAIAGFNGLPLGQHVTPRLTTIQSPRKEMGRLAAQQVLERLERLERLDRLPGASRSPCQHDVGFTLLIGEST; translated from the coding sequence ATGTCTATACCAAACGATGCTGTGCGAAGACGTCGCGGGTCCGACCAGGTCACCCTGCAGCAGGTCGCTGCGGCGGCCGGCGTTTCAGCAATCACGGTATCGCGAGCCCTCAATACTCCCGACCGGGTCAACGACACGACCCGCGCCAGGATACTCGCCACCATCGAACGGCTGGGGTATGTCCCCAACCTGGTGGCCGGAAGCCTCGCCTCGGCGCGCTCGCCGTTCATCGCGGTAATCGTTCCATCACTAGCCAATGCGGTATTCATCGAGGTGCTGGGAGGACTTCAGGAGACGTTCGAGGCACAGGGTCACCAGATCCTGCTGGGCAATACCGATTACGACCTGCAGCGTGAGTACCAACTGGTCAAGACATTCCTCGGCTGGTCCTGTTCGGCGCTCGTCACGGCGGGGTTACGTCATAACACGGCTTGCCACGGCCTGCTGAAGAACTCAGACAGACCGGTCATGGAGATCATGGAACTTGGCGACGCACTCGACCTGAATGTCGGCCTCGATCATCGCGCGGCGGGCCGGTGCATGGCCCGGCATCTGCTCGAACGAGGTTATCGGAATATCGTCTATGGGGGAGCTTGCCTTGCCAAGGATTACCGAGCACAGATGCGCTTCGAGGGTCACCGTGAAGTGATGCGCCAAACCAGCCTTGCCATGCCGCTGGTCGAACTGGAGCGAATGAGCAGTCTCGATGCGGGGGCGGCGGCACTGACGGAGGTGATCGAGCGGTACCCCAAGGCCGATGCCATTCACTTCGCCAATGACGACTTGGCCACCGGCGCCCTACTACATGCCCAGCGACTCGGGTTGAAGGTCCCTGAGGACATTGCCATCGCAGGTTTCAATGGTCTGCCGCTAGGGCAGCACGTCACTCCACGCCTGACGACCATCCAGTCGCCTCGCAAGGAGATGGGGCGCCTGGCAGCGCAGCAGGTGCTGGAGCGGCTGGAGCGGCTGGAGCGGCTGGATCGCCTGCCAGGCGCGTCGAGATCGCCGTGCCAGCACGACGTCGGCTTCACCCTGCTGATCGGTGAAAGCACCTAG
- the ltnD gene encoding L-threonate dehydrogenase, producing MNDETAITPSVGVIGLGAMGMGTAQALIEHGLSVIGCDVSTAARERFASCGGRSVDTPAELAQCGIVLLVVVNADQVEQVLFGEQGLVGRLAPGSLVIQCATVAPSFARELGERLAGKGLGMLDAPISGGVAKARAGTLSVMASGAASMFDKAEPVLKAMAETVYRLGDSPGAGSSMKLVNQLLAGVHIAAAAEAMALAIRMGLAPERVYEVITHCAGNSWMFENRVPHILSGDYTPLSAVDIFVKDLNIVHDTGRELAMALPVAASVLQQFTAAKGAGFGREDDAAVIKVYQRLSDIELPAAANDADGASI from the coding sequence GTGAATGACGAAACCGCAATAACGCCAAGCGTTGGCGTCATTGGACTTGGCGCCATGGGAATGGGCACGGCGCAAGCCTTGATCGAACATGGCCTGAGTGTCATCGGCTGCGATGTCTCCACCGCCGCCCGTGAGCGCTTCGCATCGTGCGGTGGACGCAGTGTCGACACGCCGGCCGAGCTTGCCCAGTGCGGTATCGTACTGCTGGTCGTGGTCAATGCCGACCAGGTGGAACAGGTGCTGTTCGGTGAGCAAGGACTGGTAGGCAGGCTCGCGCCGGGTAGTCTGGTGATCCAGTGTGCAACGGTCGCGCCAAGCTTCGCCCGCGAGTTGGGCGAACGGCTGGCGGGCAAAGGGTTGGGCATGCTCGATGCACCCATCAGCGGTGGCGTGGCGAAAGCGCGGGCGGGCACGCTCTCGGTCATGGCCTCCGGAGCGGCCTCGATGTTCGACAAGGCCGAGCCGGTGCTCAAGGCGATGGCCGAAACCGTCTATCGGCTTGGCGATTCCCCGGGCGCTGGCTCGAGCATGAAGCTGGTCAACCAACTGCTGGCCGGTGTGCACATTGCCGCCGCCGCAGAAGCCATGGCGCTCGCTATCCGCATGGGGCTGGCGCCGGAAAGGGTGTACGAGGTGATCACCCATTGCGCTGGCAACTCCTGGATGTTCGAGAATCGTGTGCCACATATTCTCAGTGGCGACTATACGCCTCTTTCCGCCGTGGATATCTTCGTCAAGGATCTCAATATCGTGCACGACACTGGGCGCGAGCTTGCCATGGCGTTGCCGGTGGCGGCGAGCGTGCTGCAGCAGTTCACCGCCGCCAAGGGAGCCGGTTTCGGTCGCGAGGACGACGCGGCGGTGATAAAGGTCTATCAGCGCCTGTCGGACATCGAGTTGCCCGCCGCAGCCAACGATGCCGATGGAGCATCGATATGA
- the otnK gene encoding 3-oxo-tetronate kinase: MSLVLGAIADDFTGATDLANNLVRAGMRTLQVIGVPRELPALDEVDAVVIALKSRSCAVALAIGDSLAALEWLQRQGARQLFFKYCSTFDSTDEGNIGPIADALLERLGADQTVFAPAFPINGRTVYQGHLFVGDRLLNESGMQHHPLNPMRDPDLVRVLTRQSAHPVGLVDRGVIGQGVEAVIDRLRTLAAQEVRHVICDTLDESELEVLAGAVVDFPLVTGGSGLGQAMPEQYRRRGWLEAVEQAGRLAPAHGCALVLSGSCSRATLGQVDHFLARHPGFALDPMALAEGGDHLHSALAFARQAFSRDSDMPVLIYASAEPERVKAAQQALGTQRAGQLVEQALGELARTLTREGVGRLVVAGGESAGAVVSALGVKVMRIGEQIDPGVPWTQARLEGVEAPLSLALKSGNFGQEDFFTRAFTALPRGEA, translated from the coding sequence ATGAGCCTTGTGCTTGGCGCCATCGCCGACGATTTCACCGGCGCCACCGATCTGGCCAATAATCTGGTGCGCGCAGGCATGCGCACCCTGCAAGTGATCGGCGTGCCCCGGGAGCTGCCGGCGCTGGATGAGGTGGATGCGGTGGTGATCGCTCTCAAGTCCCGCTCCTGTGCCGTCGCGCTGGCCATCGGCGACTCCCTGGCCGCGCTTGAGTGGCTGCAACGGCAGGGCGCTCGGCAGCTATTCTTCAAGTACTGCTCGACCTTCGACTCCACCGATGAAGGCAACATCGGCCCCATCGCCGATGCACTGCTAGAGCGCCTTGGCGCCGACCAGACGGTGTTCGCTCCCGCCTTCCCGATCAATGGCCGCACGGTCTATCAGGGGCATCTCTTCGTCGGCGACCGGCTGCTCAACGAGAGTGGCATGCAGCATCATCCTCTCAACCCCATGCGTGACCCCGACCTGGTCAGGGTGCTGACGCGCCAGAGCGCCCATCCGGTGGGATTGGTGGATCGTGGGGTGATCGGACAGGGCGTCGAGGCGGTAATCGACCGCCTGCGCACGCTTGCGGCACAAGAGGTACGCCACGTCATCTGCGATACGCTCGACGAGTCGGAACTCGAGGTGCTGGCTGGCGCCGTGGTGGACTTTCCCCTGGTCACTGGTGGCTCGGGATTGGGCCAGGCGATGCCGGAGCAGTATCGCCGCCGGGGCTGGTTGGAGGCGGTCGAGCAGGCGGGCCGCCTTGCGCCGGCTCATGGCTGCGCCCTGGTGCTGTCGGGAAGCTGTTCCCGGGCCACGCTGGGCCAGGTCGACCATTTTCTCGCACGCCATCCGGGATTTGCGCTGGACCCCATGGCCCTGGCCGAAGGGGGCGATCACCTTCACTCGGCGCTGGCGTTCGCGCGTCAGGCGTTCTCCCGCGATTCCGACATGCCGGTGCTGATCTATGCCAGCGCCGAGCCCGAGCGGGTCAAGGCCGCGCAGCAGGCCTTGGGCACGCAACGTGCGGGGCAGCTGGTCGAGCAGGCACTGGGCGAACTGGCCCGCACGCTGACCCGGGAGGGCGTCGGACGTCTGGTGGTGGCCGGTGGCGAGAGTGCTGGCGCGGTGGTCTCGGCGCTTGGGGTCAAGGTGATGCGCATCGGCGAACAGATCGACCCCGGCGTGCCCTGGACCCAGGCGCGTCTCGAAGGCGTCGAGGCGCCACTGTCGCTTGCGCTCAAGTCCGGCAACTTCGGGCAAGAGGATTTCTTCACTCGCGCCTTCACGGCGTTGCCGAGGGGGGAGGCATGA
- the otnC gene encoding 3-oxo-tetronate 4-phosphate decarboxylase, with translation MSRAGEHRLREQIIEHARSLFERGLTMGSSGNISVRLDDGGWLMTPTNASLGRLDPARLSRLDRDGRLLEGDRPTKERFLHMAMYSERPQSGAIVHLHSTHSVAVSCLPGIDPCDCIPPLTAYYVMRVGKLPLVPYHIPGDEALGDAVRGLAGRHSAVLLANHGPVVAGKSLEAAVYATEELEETARLFLLLRGLNPRCLTAEQVGELEARFPRD, from the coding sequence ATGAGCCGAGCGGGGGAGCATCGCCTGCGCGAGCAGATCATCGAACATGCCAGGTCGCTGTTCGAGCGCGGCTTGACCATGGGTTCCAGTGGCAATATCAGCGTGCGCCTCGACGATGGTGGTTGGCTGATGACGCCCACCAATGCCAGCCTGGGCCGGCTCGATCCCGCGCGTCTCTCGCGCCTCGACCGCGACGGTCGCCTGCTTGAGGGCGACAGGCCAACAAAGGAGCGCTTCCTGCACATGGCGATGTATAGCGAGCGGCCCCAGTCCGGAGCGATCGTGCACCTGCACTCAACGCATTCGGTGGCTGTTTCCTGCCTGCCCGGGATCGATCCGTGCGACTGTATCCCGCCACTGACGGCGTATTACGTGATGCGCGTCGGCAAACTGCCGCTGGTGCCCTATCACATTCCCGGCGACGAGGCGTTGGGCGATGCCGTGCGCGGCCTGGCCGGGCGCCACAGTGCAGTGCTTCTGGCCAACCATGGCCCAGTGGTCGCCGGCAAGTCGCTGGAAGCGGCCGTCTACGCCACCGAGGAGCTCGAGGAGACCGCCCGGCTGTTCCTGCTGCTGCGCGGACTAAACCCGCGTTGCCTGACCGCCGAGCAGGTCGGCGAACTCGAGGCGCGCTTCCCGCGCGACTGA
- the otnI gene encoding 2-oxo-tetronate isomerase encodes MIRLAANLSMLFNEHDFLDRFAAAAEAGFRGVEYLFPYAHAPEEIATALREAGLTQVLFNLPPGDWEAGERGLASLPGREAEFRDSLIEALRYAEALGCPQVHAMAGLLPQDADHETIAAHQATYLSNLRLAAGEAAKAGCDVLIEPINIRDMPGYFLSRQHQAMAMLDEIGADNLKLQFDLYHCQIMEGDLIRHLERQFTRIAHVQIAGVPDRHEPDQGEVNFPALLERLESLGYEGWIGCEYRPAGTTREGLGWGRAYGLTP; translated from the coding sequence ATGATTCGACTGGCCGCCAATCTCAGCATGCTGTTCAACGAGCATGACTTTCTCGATCGATTCGCCGCGGCGGCAGAGGCCGGCTTTAGGGGTGTCGAATACCTCTTTCCCTATGCGCATGCACCTGAGGAGATCGCGACGGCCCTGCGCGAGGCGGGGCTGACCCAGGTGCTGTTCAATCTCCCCCCCGGCGACTGGGAGGCGGGCGAGCGGGGCCTGGCCAGTCTGCCGGGGCGGGAAGCGGAGTTTCGCGACTCGTTGATCGAGGCGCTGCGCTATGCCGAGGCGCTGGGCTGTCCCCAAGTCCATGCCATGGCCGGGCTGCTGCCGCAGGATGCTGATCACGAGACCATTGCCGCGCATCAGGCCACCTACCTGAGCAACCTTCGCTTGGCTGCGGGCGAGGCGGCAAAGGCGGGGTGTGACGTGCTGATCGAACCGATCAATATCCGCGACATGCCGGGCTACTTCCTCTCCCGTCAGCACCAGGCCATGGCCATGCTCGATGAGATTGGTGCCGACAACCTCAAGCTCCAGTTCGACCTGTACCACTGCCAGATCATGGAGGGCGACCTGATTCGCCATCTGGAGAGGCAGTTTACGCGTATCGCCCATGTACAGATCGCCGGTGTACCGGATCGCCATGAGCCCGACCAGGGCGAGGTCAATTTCCCGGCGCTACTCGAACGGCTCGAATCACTGGGCTATGAAGGATGGATCGGCTGTGAATATCGGCCTGCCGGTACTACCCGCGAGGGGCTTGGCTGGGGGCGGGCCTATGGCCTGACGCCATGA
- the denD gene encoding D-erythronate dehydrogenase, translating into MHIVITGAAGFLGQRLLMELLERGELDGQPISAITLVDQVTPPAPNAPGIEIASLALDIVDTGALDGVLASRPQVIFHLAAVVSSAAEADLDLGMHVNFDATRAMLEGCREHRLSSTRLIMASSVAAYGGDMPERLDDMTALQPQTSYGTQKAMCELLINDYSRRGLIDGRVLRLPTIVIRPGRPNAAASSFASSILREPLNGEPAVCPVSPEQELFVMSPGKVIEALIHGAEVPGEALGLFRAFVLPGITVNVGEMLETLRDVAGEETLARVRHEPDAKIRAIVAGWPGRFDAAKARQLGFSGDKNFREIIEAFARERS; encoded by the coding sequence ATGCATATCGTCATCACCGGTGCCGCCGGGTTTCTCGGCCAGCGCCTGCTCATGGAGCTGCTCGAGCGAGGCGAGCTCGATGGACAACCCATCAGCGCGATCACGTTGGTCGATCAGGTGACACCGCCTGCGCCGAATGCCCCAGGAATCGAGATTGCTTCGCTGGCACTGGATATCGTCGACACCGGAGCGCTGGATGGGGTGCTCGCCTCCCGGCCGCAGGTGATCTTTCATCTGGCGGCAGTGGTCAGCTCGGCTGCCGAGGCGGATCTGGATCTCGGCATGCACGTCAACTTCGATGCCACCCGGGCGATGCTGGAGGGGTGTCGTGAGCATCGACTCTCGAGCACACGCCTGATCATGGCGAGCTCGGTGGCTGCCTATGGCGGCGATATGCCGGAGCGGCTCGACGACATGACCGCGTTGCAGCCGCAGACTTCCTACGGCACCCAGAAGGCAATGTGCGAACTGCTGATCAACGACTACAGTCGCCGTGGCCTGATAGATGGACGCGTGTTACGTCTGCCCACCATCGTCATCCGGCCTGGGAGGCCCAATGCGGCGGCCTCCAGCTTCGCCTCCAGCATCCTGCGCGAACCGCTCAACGGCGAGCCGGCGGTCTGCCCGGTATCCCCCGAGCAGGAGCTGTTCGTCATGTCACCGGGCAAGGTCATCGAAGCGCTCATTCATGGCGCCGAAGTGCCCGGCGAAGCGCTTGGCCTGTTTCGTGCCTTTGTGCTGCCCGGTATCACCGTCAATGTCGGTGAGATGCTCGAGACGCTGCGCGACGTCGCGGGCGAGGAGACGCTGGCACGGGTGCGACACGAGCCGGATGCCAAGATCCGTGCCATTGTTGCCGGCTGGCCGGGGCGTTTCGACGCCGCCAAGGCCCGGCAACTGGGGTTCAGCGGCGACAAGAATTTTCGCGAGATCATCGAAGCGTTCGCACGCGAGCGTTCGTGA
- a CDS encoding TRAP transporter substrate-binding protein: MTHHVARHALNVAIGGITLAGLALQAQAATEVSVGYAISSDSHYGEGSRAFKETLERLSDGEFTVTDHPSGSLGGERAMIEGLQIGTVDIVITSTGPLGNFVPETYVLDLPFLFDSYDQARCVLDGETGQELLDSMTEHDLVGLAWSENGFRHITNSRRAINSPEDVSGLKIRTMENRIHQQAFQQMGASPTPMAMPELFTALQQGTVDGQENPVTVIVAANLFEVQDQLSLTGHVYSPAIMLGSPVLLDSLSDEQREWFHEAARAAAEATRAEVSRLEEEGVELLRERGMTVNTEVDPEPFQQAVQSVHDSFVEQYGSEMLERIQASSC, translated from the coding sequence ATGACCCATCATGTTGCACGCCACGCACTCAACGTCGCCATCGGCGGTATCACTCTGGCCGGCCTGGCCCTGCAGGCTCAGGCGGCCACCGAGGTCAGCGTTGGTTATGCGATCTCAAGCGACTCCCACTACGGCGAAGGATCGCGCGCCTTCAAGGAAACCCTCGAGCGCCTGAGCGATGGCGAGTTCACGGTCACTGACCACCCCAGCGGCTCACTGGGGGGCGAGCGCGCGATGATCGAGGGGCTGCAGATCGGCACCGTCGATATCGTCATCACCTCCACCGGGCCGCTGGGCAACTTCGTACCCGAGACCTATGTCCTCGATCTGCCGTTTCTGTTCGACAGCTACGACCAGGCGCGCTGCGTGCTCGATGGCGAAACCGGCCAGGAGCTGCTCGACAGCATGACCGAGCATGACCTGGTTGGCCTGGCCTGGTCGGAAAACGGCTTTCGCCACATCACCAACAGCCGGCGCGCCATCAACTCCCCCGAGGATGTGAGCGGGCTCAAGATCCGCACCATGGAGAACCGCATCCATCAACAGGCCTTCCAGCAGATGGGCGCGAGTCCCACGCCCATGGCAATGCCGGAACTGTTCACCGCGCTGCAGCAGGGCACCGTGGATGGTCAGGAGAATCCGGTCACGGTGATCGTGGCCGCCAACCTGTTCGAGGTGCAGGACCAACTGTCGCTGACCGGGCACGTCTACTCGCCGGCGATCATGCTCGGCTCGCCAGTCCTGCTCGATAGCCTGAGCGATGAGCAGCGCGAGTGGTTCCATGAGGCGGCCCGCGCCGCAGCCGAGGCGACGCGGGCCGAAGTCTCGCGCCTGGAGGAGGAGGGGGTGGAGCTGCTGCGCGAGCGCGGTATGACCGTCAATACCGAGGTCGACCCCGAGCCCTTCCAGCAAGCCGTTCAATCGGTTCATGACAGCTTCGTCGAGCAGTACGGCAGCGAGATGCTCGAGCGTATCCAGGCCAGCAGCTGTTGA